Within the Medicago truncatula cultivar Jemalong A17 chromosome 4, MtrunA17r5.0-ANR, whole genome shotgun sequence genome, the region ATTTATGCTGATTATAAATTAGCCTATACATTATTTGTTAAGCTTTGTGCATTCTCATGGGGGGTGAGATACATAAATGTTAGGTCCATGCACAGAAAATGTGGGTTTGCTGTATGTGTTATATCTAACTGTTTATCTCTTTGCATATGTTAGACTTAGAACCAAGGTTGTAAGGATGATAGGGTGGGAAATATTGAAAACACCCACTCAAAATGCGCTGCAATTGATAAGGGAGAAGTATAAAAAGGGAGGGATAACTGGTGGGGCTATCTTGAAATTAGCAATTGGTTTGGGTCTGGGAATTGGATATATCTTTATTGTTTGTTACTGATCATTTTGCAACTTTACTGTTTTATTCATCTTGTAGAGAATCTCAATCCTCTATTATCATTACTTATGGGTTTTCTTCTATTCCGTTTTTGGTACCTAACCGCATAATAGACAAGGATATATCAGGATctatattttgtatattttgcTTCACCATCTCTATTAATGTGATTAAACTGAAAGTTTGTTGTAGAATTGGGTTTACTTGACTTGATTGTTTTCTCTGATTAAAGATGATGTAAAACTTTCTTGATAGCTGGCATAAATTCTTGCACTCATAGCTGCAGACTCTCTGTTAGGAACCAATCACTTTCTGTCTTAATTTTGTTAGTCAATGGGAAgagatttcatttttgtttgccTTTTTAAATTCTCTAATTGTACATGTGCACTGTTCTGAGCTGGATCATTTTGCTTAGGATGTGTTGACTTACCTGGAAAGAGCATTTGGTGTTGGTAGTGCGAATCAAGTTGACAATGGGAATACAACACAGCAACAATCTGCAAATCTAACGACAAAGTCTGTTCCTGTCACCATTAGTGAATCTGCTGCCGATCCATCCAGTTCCGATTTAGGGTCAAGTGCTAATGCATCGGAAAATAATCTATCCAGAACTTTCTCTGAAGATGGGCTTGATTATGAAGCCATGATTTTGGATATGGGTTCACAAAATTTAACTAGGCCAACGGTCCCTCCTTCAAATTATCTTTCTAGGACTTTGGTTGACAGGTTTTCTACTCTTGATTTAAAGCTCAAGTTGCAACTTTGCAAGGTGCAGTTTCTGATTCTTACTAGGAACCTGAAGATAGCAAAACGAGAAGTCAAGCTGGCTATGAACATTGCACGTGGAAGAGATTCATCCATGGCTCTGATTTTGAAATCTCAGCTTGAATATGCTCGTGGTAACCACCGCAAGGCAATAAAGCTATTGATGGCATCAAGTAATAGGACAGACACGGAGTTTTCAAGCATTTTTAACAACAATCTTGGGTGCATTTATTATCAGCTCGGGAAATATCAGACGTCCTCATTCTTCTTCTCAAAGGCATTAACTAATTGTTCGTCGCTACGGAAGGAGCAACAAAAAAAGCTGGCCACTTTCTCGCAGGATAAGTCTCTccttataatttataattgtgGCGTGCAGCACTTGGCTTGTGGAAAGCCAATACTTGCAGCTCGATGTTTTCAGAAGGCAAGTTTGGTCTTCTACAAACAGCCCCTCTTGTGGCTCCGACTCTCAGAATGCTGTCTGATGGCTTTAGAAAAGGGCCTAATCAAATCATGTCGAGTTCCTTCAGAGAAGATGGAGGTTGGAGTTTGCGTTGTTGGGTTGGAAAAATGGAGGCAACTTGTTGTGGAAGATCAAATTCCAGGTAATGGACACATGGAATCCTCCAAAGGGGATGATTGCGTTCCAGGTGAAGATGGGCGGCTGAAGTTATCGATGTCCCTTGCTCGGCAGTGCCTCTTGAATGCTCTTCACTTGCTAGACTCCTACAGTACAAATCGTTTGAAGTCTGGCTTGCCCTCTAATTCTTCTGTGGAGGATGATACAAGTGAAATGTTGCCGTCAAAGAATTTAAGTCGTAAAAACTCGCATGGCGCTGATTCAAAGGCATTTTCAGTAGCAGTAGCTGTAGGTCAGGTAAATTCAAATGGGGACACAAAAGAACAGAAGGGAGGAGCTAGTCAGGAACTCTTCCAGAACTCCCTCTCGTATTATGAAGATGTCTGTAGAAGAGATAATCAATTGGTCAAGCAAGCTGTTCTAGCTAATTTAGCATATGTGGAGCTGGAATTGGACAATCCTGTGAAGGCACTTGCAGCTGCAAAATCTCTTTTTGAACTTCCAGAATGTTCCAGAATTTACATCTTTCTAGGCCATGTTTATGCGGCAGAGGCTCTTTGCTTGCTGAATAGACCAAAGGAAAGGAAGCTGCTGATTacttatcatattatttgtctGGAGGAAACAGTGTTGAATTGCCATTTAGTCAAGATGACTGTGAGAAATTGCAAGTAGAGAGgactgttgaatttgaagacGGAAATGGAGGATCCACTGCTGCGAAGAATTCTTCTCTTCAGGATCCTCAAAGTATTGTTTTCCTCAAGCCAGAGGAGGCAAGGGCATCAATTTATGCTAACTTTGCTGTAATGTCTGCAATGCAGGGTGAACTTGAGAAAGCCAATATATTGGTTACACAGGCATTGTCCATATTGCCCAACAGTCCAGAGGCCACACTTACTGCAGTTTATGTTGATCTCTTGCTTGGTAAGCCACAAGAAGCTCTAGCCAAACTAAAAAGTTGTAGCCGTATTAGGTTCCTGCCCAGTGGAGTAAGTTTAAATAAATC harbors:
- the LOC11444960 gene encoding LOW QUALITY PROTEIN: CCR4-NOT transcription complex subunit 10 (The sequence of the model RefSeq protein was modified relative to this genomic sequence to represent the inferred CDS: deleted 2 bases in 1 codon); this encodes MESRDLTSSSPSSTTNRDSPSAEVDDGVLALTVALAKDAALHYQSGKFAECVDVMQHLLLNKPTDPKVLHNTAIAEFFRDGCSDPKKLLEVIYSIKRKYDELSLTYVDQGELVNNVGNKVALGSKGSNASAPQFSGVNSTDTMHPDELDSSVATLNIAIIWFHLHDYAKTVSVLEPLFQKIDPIKESTALHICLLLLDASLACHDASKSADVLTYLERAFGVGSANQVDNGNTTQQQSANLTTKSVPVTISESAADPSSSDLGSSANASENNLSRTFSEDGLDYEAMILDMGSQNLTRPTVPPSNYLSRTLVDRFSTLDLKLKLQLCKVQFLILTRNLKIAKREVKLAMNIARGRDSSMALILKSQLEYARGNHRKAIKLLMASSNRTDTEFSSIFNNNLGCIYYQLGKYQTSSFFFSKALTNCSSLRKEQQKKLATFSQDKSLLIIYNCGVQHLACGKPILAARCFQKASLVFYKQPLLWLRLSECCLMALEKGLIKSCRVPSEKMEVGVCVVGLEKWRQLVVEDQIPGNGHMESSKGDDCVPGEDGRLKLSMSLARQCLLNALHLLDSYSTNRLKSGLPSNSSVEDDTSEMLPSKNLSRKNSHGADSKAFSVAVAVGQVNSNGDTKEQKGGASQELFQNSLSYYEDVCRRDNQLVKQAVLANLAYVELELDNPVKALAAAKSLFELPECSRIYIFLGHVYAAEALCLLNRPGKEAADYLSYYLSGGNSVELPFSQDDCEKLQVERTVEFEDGNGGSTAAKNSSLQDPQSIVFLKPEEARASIYANFAVMSAMQGELEKANILVTQALSILPNSPEATLTAVYVDLLLGKPQEALAKLKSCSRIRFLPSGVSLNKSS